From the Phycisphaerae bacterium genome, one window contains:
- a CDS encoding GspH/FimT family pseudopilin: MPTCRLRTAFTLVELLVALALLAVAAGIIVPRMSRSMGRSELREAAGRFAHTAKAARQYALARRQACAMEIDLDHGTYAVTELHGTGSGRTSQVTRTSWLKTGRWPGSIRVSAYQTPDGLMTMNGIQRLSFQPDGTTSGASIRFVHQADEYQVIVHPHSGQVVLGDATTTTFAEDQYDLGD, translated from the coding sequence TTGCCCACGTGCCGGCTGCGAACGGCGTTCACGCTCGTGGAACTGCTCGTCGCCCTGGCATTGCTCGCCGTGGCGGCCGGAATCATCGTTCCGCGGATGTCGCGTTCCATGGGACGCAGCGAACTCCGCGAGGCGGCCGGCCGATTCGCCCACACCGCCAAGGCCGCTCGGCAATATGCCCTGGCCCGCCGGCAAGCCTGCGCCATGGAGATTGACCTGGACCACGGCACCTACGCCGTAACCGAGCTGCACGGCACGGGGTCGGGGAGAACCTCGCAAGTCACCCGGACCTCGTGGCTGAAGACCGGCCGTTGGCCCGGCAGCATACGTGTAAGCGCCTACCAGACTCCCGATGGCCTGATGACGATGAACGGAATCCAACGATTGAGCTTCCAGCCCGACGGGACGACCAGCGGCGCATCGATCCGATTCGTTCACCAGGCTGACGAGTACCAGGTGATTGTACACCCCCACAGCGGACAGGTGGTTCTCGGAGATGCGACCACCACAACGTTCGCCGAAGACCAGTACGACCTGGGTGACTGA
- a CDS encoding prepilin-type N-terminal cleavage/methylation domain-containing protein: MTRMAMPKGERRERLALPPSSRVGTNKTEVRAMTLIEVLVAMTLLSTCVAGLMTSATLATRNQQRCGQRVAALYLAQEKLAEVEMIGAHVWMLGHPTEGAEDRNETTYDWTIDIKQQSVGELFTVQVKVEWGGPSGGEVSLETWLNDYQAKDAETETRSDQERAGHR, encoded by the coding sequence ATGACTCGGATGGCAATGCCAAAAGGCGAACGGCGTGAGCGGCTCGCCCTTCCTCCTTCCTCCCGCGTAGGGACGAACAAAACGGAGGTCCGAGCGATGACGCTGATTGAGGTGCTCGTGGCCATGACCTTGCTCAGCACTTGTGTGGCGGGACTGATGACCTCGGCGACGCTGGCGACGCGCAATCAGCAGAGGTGCGGACAACGCGTGGCGGCCTTGTATCTGGCCCAGGAAAAACTCGCCGAAGTCGAAATGATCGGTGCTCACGTCTGGATGCTCGGGCATCCGACCGAAGGGGCGGAGGACCGCAACGAAACCACCTACGATTGGACGATCGACATCAAGCAGCAGTCGGTGGGCGAGCTGTTCACCGTTCAGGTGAAGGTGGAGTGGGGTGGCCCCAGCGGCGGCGAAGTGTCGCTGGAGACATGGCTAAACGATTATCAGGCCAAGGACGCAGAGACTGAAACACGAAGCGACCAGGAGAGGGCAGGGCACCGGTGA
- a CDS encoding prepilin-type N-terminal cleavage/methylation domain-containing protein, protein MHRSRDQKSVPPWSMGARGDLACRRVRAFTLVEVIAALTISAMLFVSVVSTTRALSSTRQNVERRVDQRAAARHAMETIVAALRNVRRDPAKERPVVIGRSGGRGAGNDRIDLLVISDVRGRPEGAESDQYEQSFYLAECPGRPGLVLLSRKDHALDDHPQEGGVGTIVTEGMMTLSFTYYSGAEWRDEWSDLEVRAPQAVRVTLSTMPANMTDAQDSGEPAVLSTIVALHTNEPVDDRAADRKKREEANPGPSPSPGGPPP, encoded by the coding sequence ATGCATCGATCGCGTGACCAGAAGAGTGTACCACCTTGGTCAATGGGTGCGAGAGGGGACCTCGCCTGCCGCCGTGTCCGCGCATTCACACTGGTTGAGGTCATCGCGGCTCTGACCATTTCCGCCATGCTCTTCGTGTCAGTCGTGAGCACGACCCGAGCCCTCTCCAGCACTCGCCAGAACGTCGAACGACGGGTCGACCAGAGGGCCGCGGCCCGACACGCGATGGAGACGATTGTGGCCGCACTGCGCAACGTCCGCCGCGACCCGGCCAAGGAGCGGCCGGTCGTCATCGGTCGTAGTGGCGGCCGGGGCGCGGGCAACGATCGCATCGATCTGCTGGTGATCAGCGATGTGCGCGGCCGGCCGGAAGGAGCCGAATCAGACCAGTACGAGCAGAGCTTCTACCTGGCCGAGTGTCCCGGACGGCCCGGCCTTGTGTTGCTGAGCCGAAAGGACCACGCCCTCGACGATCATCCCCAGGAGGGCGGCGTCGGCACCATCGTGACCGAGGGAATGATGACGCTGTCGTTCACCTACTACTCCGGTGCCGAATGGCGAGATGAATGGTCGGACCTGGAGGTCCGCGCACCCCAGGCGGTGCGGGTCACGCTGAGCACCATGCCAGCCAACATGACAGACGCGCAGGATTCGGGAGAACCAGCGGTGCTCTCGACCATCGTCGCCCTGCACACCAATGAGCCGGTCGACGACCGGGCGGCAGATCGCAAGAAGCGAGAGGAAGCGAACCCTGGCCCCAGTCCAAGTCCAGGAGGGCCGCCTCCATGA
- a CDS encoding helix-hairpin-helix domain-containing protein: MKRRRFRRARPPFPSRSPRCKPIAHDPRRPAVALIFVLWSVTLLSLLAGGLSFAIRQDMTISNIQRDRLTAHWAARAGVETAIATIMDQTSSVQAETDLWYDDPVTMQDIRLTGGRFSVFHGDYGDLPRIQYGASDENAKLNVNNASREQLMRLPHMTNYIAGAIVEWRGGNTNQESQADGVGRGYYTGLAHPYTMRDGPVKTVRELLLIRGVTPELLYGEDANGNEILDPNEDDGDASDPPDNSDGRLDRGWFSYLTAYSYEKNTNASGQKRLNLSSADTDTLKSRLGLPKWAAESIVKAREKKKFEHLVDLLDVQRDPSIAIDSSEESSDSPANDQPVTASVFASMVDELTLKDAEILPGRVNINTAPRAVIRALPDMGDELADAIVRYRESGGVYTSIGDLLSVSGMTKDRFAKLEDSVTVRSWVFRIQSHGYTESGLAKATIECVVDRGSKVPRILYWLESSP, from the coding sequence ATGAAACGGCGTCGGTTTCGCCGAGCACGCCCGCCTTTCCCGAGCCGCAGCCCGCGCTGCAAGCCGATCGCGCACGACCCGCGCCGACCCGCGGTCGCCCTGATCTTCGTGCTGTGGTCGGTCACTCTCCTGTCTCTGCTCGCCGGCGGACTGAGCTTCGCGATTCGCCAAGACATGACCATCTCGAACATCCAGCGCGATCGGCTGACCGCCCACTGGGCGGCCCGAGCCGGCGTGGAGACAGCCATCGCCACCATTATGGATCAGACCAGTTCAGTGCAGGCCGAGACCGATCTCTGGTACGACGACCCGGTCACGATGCAGGACATCAGGCTGACCGGCGGCAGGTTCAGCGTCTTCCACGGCGACTATGGTGATCTGCCCCGGATCCAATACGGCGCCAGCGATGAAAACGCCAAGCTCAACGTGAACAACGCAAGTCGAGAGCAGCTGATGAGACTGCCGCATATGACCAACTACATCGCCGGCGCGATTGTCGAGTGGCGCGGAGGAAACACGAATCAGGAATCGCAGGCGGACGGAGTGGGCCGGGGCTATTACACCGGCCTGGCTCATCCGTACACGATGCGCGACGGACCGGTCAAGACGGTGCGCGAACTGCTTCTGATTCGCGGAGTGACACCCGAACTGCTCTACGGGGAGGATGCCAACGGCAACGAGATCCTCGACCCCAATGAGGACGACGGCGACGCGAGTGATCCGCCAGACAACTCCGACGGCCGGCTCGATCGCGGCTGGTTCTCCTACCTCACCGCGTACAGCTACGAGAAAAACACCAATGCCAGTGGCCAGAAACGCCTGAACCTGAGTTCCGCCGATACCGACACACTAAAGAGCCGCCTGGGGCTGCCCAAATGGGCGGCGGAATCGATCGTCAAGGCTCGGGAAAAGAAGAAGTTCGAGCATCTGGTCGACCTCCTGGACGTTCAACGCGATCCGAGCATCGCCATCGACTCGTCGGAGGAATCCAGCGACAGCCCCGCCAACGATCAGCCGGTCACCGCCTCCGTGTTCGCTAGTATGGTCGACGAACTCACGCTCAAGGACGCCGAAATCCTGCCCGGACGAGTCAACATCAACACGGCGCCGCGGGCGGTCATCCGGGCCCTGCCAGACATGGGCGACGAGCTGGCCGACGCGATCGTTCGCTACCGTGAGAGCGGTGGTGTGTATACCTCGATCGGCGACCTGCTCAGCGTCAGCGGAATGACCAAGGACAGGTTCGCCAAGCTCGAGGACAGTGTGACCGTGCGGTCCTGGGTTTTTCGTATCCAGAGCCATGGCTACACGGAGTCGGGCCTCGCCAAGGCGACGATCGAATGCGTGGTGGACCGCGGGTCCAAGGTGCCGCGGATCCTGTACTGGCTGGAGTCCTCACCTTGA
- a CDS encoding lipocalin family protein → MRSLWRRTGWWPLVLCCGLIGCTRSSPPEIPVYHPPAKKVVKETTAPQTVSDAPTPVVVEQPPPPPPPEKKLVATQTTPVAEAAPEPKKEVIREPTLLGSWHVSEMVQKGQVMPMPEGMQMTLTFAEGGTVSMSLSGGPTSEGHVRQGTFSYADGQVTISLDRETKTGKCTFEGSNRVALEFDEMRMVLTRV, encoded by the coding sequence ATGCGATCACTCTGGCGGCGAACGGGTTGGTGGCCCCTGGTCCTCTGCTGTGGCCTGATCGGATGCACTCGGTCATCGCCGCCGGAGATACCGGTCTATCACCCCCCTGCCAAAAAAGTCGTCAAGGAGACTACCGCGCCGCAGACCGTGTCCGACGCACCCACGCCCGTCGTAGTAGAGCAGCCTCCACCTCCCCCTCCGCCGGAGAAGAAGCTCGTGGCCACCCAGACCACACCGGTTGCGGAGGCAGCTCCTGAACCGAAGAAAGAAGTCATAAGAGAACCGACGCTGTTGGGCTCCTGGCACGTCTCCGAAATGGTCCAGAAGGGTCAAGTGATGCCCATGCCCGAGGGCATGCAGATGACGCTCACCTTCGCCGAAGGCGGGACGGTAAGCATGTCCTTGTCCGGCGGCCCAACGTCCGAAGGCCATGTCCGCCAGGGAACCTTCAGCTATGCCGACGGCCAGGTCACCATTTCCTTGGATCGAGAAACCAAGACAGGCAAGTGCACGTTCGAGGGCAGCAATCGCGTTGCGCTCGAGTTTGACGAAATGCGCATGGTGCTCACCCGTGTCTGA
- a CDS encoding NAD(P)(+) transhydrogenase (Re/Si-specific) subunit beta gives MPNETDGMLAVETMSHLLIDIGVILVLILGISQFRTPRGARLGNLAAAFAMLCAMGLVLYRHSIAEIPLVVAGAGAGAVVGWLVAARVNMVGIPAMVAFQHGAGGVAALLVSAVELTRLTGHVLSPIEKVAAVLGLIIGAATFSGSMIASGKLANKLRQTPTLLPQHNLVLATIVALVLVLAVTAGLAGNRATLIGGVALLAVAAISLGIVFSIRIGGADMPVLISFLNATAGLAAALCGVVIGNRLLIACGATVAASGSILTHVMCRAMNRRLATVLTGIMPSAPVLPPPPVGAMPGASSDSSTRNDGTTPPSLPAMAKSEAGKEGASPVGHADPVAVIVEVMKQAQRVIIIPGYGMALADAQGEVVQLAEALVRMGKEVRFAIHPVAGRMPGHMHVLLAEAEVDYGMIRELNDINADFAETDLALVVGACDVVNPVAIQATGTPISGMPILRAHEARRIGVCNLDEKPGYSGVPNPLYRDPKTIMLLGDAKESVGRLLERLT, from the coding sequence ATGCCAAACGAAACCGACGGCATGCTGGCAGTGGAAACCATGTCGCATTTGCTGATCGATATCGGTGTCATCCTGGTCTTGATTCTGGGGATCTCGCAGTTTCGCACGCCGCGAGGAGCCCGGCTGGGCAACCTGGCCGCTGCCTTCGCGATGCTCTGCGCGATGGGCCTGGTGCTCTATCGGCATAGCATCGCGGAGATCCCTCTGGTTGTGGCCGGCGCCGGAGCGGGTGCCGTCGTCGGCTGGCTGGTTGCCGCCCGAGTCAACATGGTCGGGATTCCGGCGATGGTGGCGTTCCAGCACGGCGCGGGGGGAGTTGCGGCATTGCTGGTGTCGGCCGTCGAACTCACGCGGTTGACCGGCCACGTTCTGTCTCCGATCGAGAAGGTCGCCGCTGTTCTCGGCTTGATCATCGGGGCCGCAACATTCAGCGGCAGCATGATTGCCAGCGGGAAGCTCGCGAACAAGCTCCGGCAGACGCCGACCCTCCTGCCACAGCATAACCTGGTTCTCGCCACTATTGTCGCACTCGTGCTGGTGCTGGCCGTGACCGCGGGACTGGCTGGCAACCGCGCCACCCTGATTGGGGGCGTGGCCCTGCTGGCCGTGGCGGCCATCTCGCTGGGGATCGTGTTCTCCATCCGCATCGGCGGTGCGGACATGCCGGTGTTGATCTCTTTCCTGAATGCGACTGCGGGGCTTGCGGCCGCCCTCTGCGGTGTCGTGATCGGGAATCGTCTGTTGATTGCCTGCGGCGCGACGGTGGCGGCGTCTGGTTCGATTCTCACCCATGTTATGTGCCGGGCCATGAATCGGAGACTGGCCACGGTCCTTACGGGGATCATGCCTTCTGCACCGGTGTTACCCCCTCCTCCGGTCGGAGCGATGCCGGGAGCATCCTCAGACTCGTCAACGAGGAACGACGGCACGACACCTCCTTCGTTGCCGGCGATGGCGAAGAGTGAGGCGGGCAAGGAGGGTGCGTCCCCAGTGGGCCATGCCGACCCGGTTGCCGTGATCGTGGAGGTCATGAAACAGGCCCAACGGGTGATCATCATTCCCGGCTACGGGATGGCCCTTGCGGACGCCCAGGGCGAGGTTGTCCAACTCGCGGAAGCCCTGGTCCGGATGGGCAAGGAGGTCCGGTTTGCGATCCATCCGGTCGCCGGGCGAATGCCGGGGCATATGCACGTGTTGCTGGCGGAGGCGGAAGTGGACTACGGCATGATCCGCGAGCTGAACGACATCAACGCCGATTTTGCCGAGACCGATCTAGCCCTGGTCGTAGGCGCCTGCGATGTTGTGAATCCGGTGGCGATCCAGGCAACGGGTACGCCCATTTCAGGAATGCCGATTCTGCGAGCCCACGAGGCCCGGCGGATCGGGGTGTGCAACCTGGACGAGAAGCCCGGCTACTCTGGCGTGCCGAATCCGCTCTACCGAGACCCGAAGACGATCATGCTGCTAGGCGATGCGAAGGAGAGCGTCGGGCGCCTGCTTGAGCGTCTGACCTGA
- a CDS encoding NAD(P) transhydrogenase subunit alpha, translating to MADIGLMLVVFLLAFVTGYLLILRVPQMLHTPLMSMTNAISAVTILAALLLFASETTAVEKLFGAAALATAAFNVVGGFIITDRMLGLFKKK from the coding sequence ATGGCTGACATTGGACTGATGTTGGTCGTCTTTCTTCTAGCTTTCGTGACAGGTTACCTTCTCATCCTGCGTGTTCCGCAGATGCTGCACACGCCGCTCATGTCGATGACGAACGCCATCTCGGCGGTGACCATCCTGGCCGCCCTGCTGCTGTTCGCATCGGAGACGACCGCGGTCGAGAAGCTGTTCGGCGCCGCCGCGCTCGCGACCGCTGCGTTCAACGTGGTTGGGGGCTTCATTATCACGGACCGGATGCTGGGCTTGTTCAAGAAGAAGTGA
- a CDS encoding NAD(P) transhydrogenase subunit alpha encodes MIIGVPKEILEEEKRVAALPETVKKYAAMGFEVLVETSAGKGVFRADSEYAAAGAKIVPDAKTLFDRADVVLKVKQPHFNKAAGKNEAEMLRPGTILITFLHPAAPPNHDMIKTLRDRNVTAFTMDGIPRISRAQTMDALTSMSTVTGYRSVLIAAGHFPRFIPMIGTAIGVIQPAQVLVIGAGVVGLQAIAAAKRLGGVVKAFDIRPEARREAGSLKGTQVVGFEVPEELALGEGGYAKALPTEWLDRERAALRTIVPQVDIIILSALIPGEVAPVLITEEMVRSMRPGSVIVDVSIDQGGNCAVTLPGRETVVHDVFVCGTANIPGSMAVDASWLYAHNMLHYVENLFKDGPRRLNMDDEIVRHSLVTKEGKILHQGALKAMKQTGAIG; translated from the coding sequence ATGATTATTGGTGTTCCCAAGGAAATACTGGAAGAAGAGAAACGCGTGGCAGCACTGCCCGAGACGGTGAAGAAGTACGCTGCGATGGGCTTTGAGGTCCTGGTGGAGACTTCGGCGGGCAAAGGTGTATTCAGGGCGGACTCGGAATACGCAGCGGCCGGAGCGAAGATCGTCCCGGACGCCAAGACGCTGTTTGACCGGGCGGACGTTGTTCTGAAGGTCAAGCAACCGCACTTCAACAAGGCAGCCGGCAAGAACGAGGCAGAGATGCTTCGTCCCGGCACGATCCTGATCACGTTTCTGCATCCCGCCGCGCCGCCCAATCACGACATGATCAAGACGTTGCGGGATCGGAACGTCACCGCCTTCACCATGGATGGGATTCCCCGGATTTCGCGTGCTCAGACCATGGATGCGCTTACCTCAATGAGCACGGTGACCGGCTATCGCTCCGTGCTGATCGCGGCGGGTCATTTTCCGCGGTTTATCCCGATGATTGGAACGGCGATCGGGGTCATTCAGCCCGCCCAGGTCCTGGTGATCGGGGCCGGGGTAGTCGGTTTGCAGGCGATCGCCGCCGCGAAGCGACTGGGAGGGGTGGTCAAGGCGTTCGATATCCGCCCGGAAGCCCGGCGTGAGGCTGGCAGCCTGAAAGGAACGCAGGTGGTTGGTTTCGAGGTTCCGGAGGAGCTAGCTCTGGGCGAGGGCGGCTACGCCAAAGCCCTGCCGACGGAGTGGCTGGATCGCGAGCGAGCCGCGTTACGGACCATTGTTCCGCAGGTGGACATCATCATCCTGAGCGCGCTGATTCCGGGCGAGGTGGCTCCGGTGCTGATCACTGAAGAGATGGTGCGGAGCATGCGGCCGGGCTCGGTCATTGTGGATGTCTCGATCGACCAGGGGGGCAATTGCGCGGTGACTCTCCCCGGCCGCGAGACCGTCGTGCACGATGTGTTCGTCTGCGGGACTGCGAACATTCCCGGTTCGATGGCTGTCGACGCCTCCTGGCTATACGCCCACAACATGCTTCACTACGTCGAGAACCTGTTCAAGGACGGCCCTAGGCGGCTGAACATGGATGACGAGATCGTGCGGCACTCGCTGGTGACCAAGGAAGGCAAGATCCTGCATCAGGGGGCACTCAAGGCAATGAAGCAGACTGGAGCGATCGGCTGA
- a CDS encoding Rrf2 family transcriptional regulator: MLSFTRKTDYALISLAHIARGQGNYCSAREIATHYGMPMPLLMNILKVLNQHGITRSIRGPRGGYQLAKAPKDVTLHDIIVAVDGPVALTHCLEKMVYDHAHAHDRSTSPSPANSCREASASGDQHLEVGGKDDSHDNGDGPRPPVEDCCLKQVCPVRGQVHRVHHKLVAFLQEVTLADIVEKAVWRDGVANLAGGHETAAAGFSEATSEGVSKHEVAHLPR, translated from the coding sequence ATGCTGTCCTTCACCCGGAAAACAGACTACGCGTTGATCTCCCTGGCTCACATTGCCCGCGGCCAGGGCAACTACTGCAGCGCTCGGGAGATTGCAACCCACTATGGCATGCCCATGCCCCTGCTGATGAACATCCTCAAGGTCCTCAACCAACACGGTATTACGCGCTCGATTCGCGGCCCGCGGGGCGGCTACCAGCTTGCCAAGGCGCCGAAGGATGTCACCCTCCACGATATCATTGTGGCCGTCGACGGACCCGTTGCCCTGACCCACTGTCTGGAGAAAATGGTGTACGATCACGCCCATGCTCACGACAGGAGCACGAGCCCATCGCCCGCCAACTCTTGCCGCGAGGCCTCGGCTTCGGGCGACCAGCATCTTGAGGTGGGCGGCAAGGACGATTCCCACGACAACGGTGACGGCCCCCGCCCTCCAGTCGAGGACTGCTGCCTGAAGCAGGTGTGTCCCGTCCGGGGCCAGGTCCATCGCGTCCACCACAAGCTGGTAGCGTTCCTTCAGGAGGTCACGCTGGCCGACATCGTTGAAAAGGCGGTATGGCGTGACGGCGTCGCCAATCTGGCCGGCGGTCACGAAACGGCCGCCGCGGGCTTTTCGGAGGCAACCAGCGAAGGAGTATCCAAGCATGAAGTCGCCCATCTACCTCGATAA
- a CDS encoding IscS subfamily cysteine desulfurase produces the protein MKSPIYLDNNATTPVDPRVLEAMLPYFREKFGNAASRNHPFGWEAEEAVDKAREQVASVIGASAKEIVWTSGATESNNIAVKGTARMYRDKGRHIITQTTEHKAVLDPCKYLEQEGWQVTVLGVPKSGRIHIDELKATIRPDTVLISIMFGNNEIGTIQPIPEIGALCKEKGILFHTDATQAFGKVPIDVEAMGIDLLSASAHKVYGPKGIGCLYVRRRAPRVRCEPVLHGGGHERGMRSGTLNVPGIVGFGAAAAIAKDEMAAESVRLASLRDRLWTSLSTQLNEIYRNGDPVHSLPGTLNVSFSYVEGESLMMGFSNIAVSSGSACTSASLEPSYVLKALGVGDDLAHSSIRFSLGRFNTADEIEQAASQVVSTVRRLREMSPLAEMVAEGIDPRSVEWAHH, from the coding sequence ATGAAGTCGCCCATCTACCTCGATAACAACGCCACGACCCCGGTCGACCCCAGAGTCCTGGAGGCCATGCTTCCCTATTTCCGAGAGAAGTTCGGCAATGCCGCGAGCCGCAACCATCCCTTTGGCTGGGAGGCCGAGGAAGCGGTCGACAAGGCTCGTGAGCAGGTCGCCTCGGTCATTGGGGCGAGCGCCAAGGAGATCGTCTGGACCAGCGGGGCCACTGAGAGCAACAACATTGCAGTCAAGGGCACGGCCCGGATGTACCGGGACAAGGGCAGGCACATCATCACCCAGACCACCGAACACAAGGCCGTGCTGGATCCCTGCAAGTACCTGGAGCAGGAAGGCTGGCAGGTCACCGTCCTGGGCGTCCCCAAGAGCGGCCGGATCCACATCGACGAGCTCAAGGCCACCATCCGCCCCGACACCGTGTTGATCTCGATCATGTTCGGCAACAACGAGATCGGCACCATCCAGCCGATTCCCGAAATCGGGGCGCTGTGCAAGGAGAAAGGTATCCTCTTCCACACTGACGCCACACAGGCGTTTGGCAAGGTGCCCATCGACGTCGAAGCCATGGGCATCGACCTGTTGAGCGCTTCCGCTCACAAGGTCTACGGGCCCAAGGGGATCGGTTGTCTCTACGTCCGACGACGCGCACCCCGAGTCCGATGTGAGCCCGTTCTGCACGGCGGCGGGCACGAACGCGGCATGCGATCTGGCACCCTCAATGTCCCCGGCATTGTCGGATTCGGCGCGGCCGCAGCTATCGCCAAGGACGAGATGGCCGCAGAGAGTGTCAGGCTTGCATCTCTGCGTGACCGTCTCTGGACCAGCCTCAGCACACAGCTCAACGAGATCTATCGCAACGGTGATCCTGTCCACTCGCTCCCGGGCACGCTCAACGTGAGTTTCTCCTACGTCGAGGGCGAGTCCCTGATGATGGGCTTCAGCAACATCGCGGTGAGCAGCGGCTCGGCGTGTACCAGCGCCTCGCTCGAACCCAGTTACGTTCTCAAGGCCCTGGGCGTCGGCGATGACCTGGCCCACAGCTCGATCCGTTTCAGCCTCGGGCGGTTCAACACCGCCGACGAAATCGAGCAGGCTGCGAGCCAGGTGGTCAGTACGGTTCGCCGCCTGCGGGAAATGAGTCCGCTGGCCGAAATGGTCGCGGAGGGCATCGACCCGCGGAGCGTGGAATGGGCTCACCATTGA
- the iscU gene encoding Fe-S cluster assembly scaffold IscU, producing MAYSEKILDHYSNPRNIGSLDRGDARVGTGVVGAPECGDVMKLQIKIDENHRIVDAKFKTFGCGSAIASSSLATEWVKGKTLDEALQIKNTDIVRELALPPVKIHCSVLAEDAIRAAIADVQRKNGMVAGSQPAQTSTGQQPAGAK from the coding sequence ATGGCGTACAGCGAGAAGATCCTGGACCACTACAGTAACCCCCGGAACATCGGCTCGTTGGATCGCGGCGATGCTCGCGTGGGAACCGGCGTAGTCGGAGCCCCCGAGTGCGGCGACGTCATGAAGCTGCAGATCAAGATCGACGAAAACCATCGCATCGTGGACGCCAAGTTCAAGACCTTCGGGTGCGGAAGTGCCATCGCCAGCAGTTCGCTGGCCACCGAATGGGTCAAGGGAAAGACTCTCGATGAGGCTCTGCAGATCAAGAACACCGACATCGTCCGCGAGCTGGCCCTCCCGCCGGTGAAGATCCACTGCAGCGTCTTGGCCGAAGACGCCATCCGGGCCGCGATCGCCGACGTGCAGCGAAAAAACGGTATGGTCGCCGGAAGCCAGCCGGCCCAGACGTCCACCGGTCAGCAACCGGCGGGGGCGAAGTAA
- a CDS encoding iron-sulfur cluster assembly accessory protein: MALELTERAAREIKTILEQQNLPADKTYLRLGVKGGGCSGFSYSLDLTEVKGDLDEEFEVNGIKCVVDPKSYLYLNGVTLDFRDELTGRGFVFNNPNATHTCGCGSSFSA; encoded by the coding sequence ATGGCCTTAGAGCTCACCGAACGAGCGGCGCGGGAAATCAAGACCATCCTCGAGCAGCAGAACCTGCCCGCTGACAAGACCTACCTTCGCCTCGGCGTCAAGGGCGGCGGATGCAGCGGTTTCAGCTACTCCCTTGACCTGACCGAAGTGAAGGGCGATCTCGACGAGGAGTTCGAGGTTAACGGCATCAAATGCGTCGTCGACCCCAAGAGCTACCTCTATCTGAACGGCGTGACTCTCGATTTCCGTGATGAATTGACCGGCCGCGGGTTCGTCTTCAACAACCCCAATGCCACTCACACCTGCGGATGCGGCAGCAGCTTCTCGGCGTGA
- the hscB gene encoding Fe-S protein assembly co-chaperone HscB, with protein MDSPIACSTCGALSQLPADSFDSFELFSINREYDIDPKVLHHKYLCLSRVIHPDLASGEAGHQRSQSLNLSAELNRAYDTLRDPVARAEYLLSLAGGPRSFENKTVPQELLVQVLEFREEIEDARASDDTATLQAIQQQLLGRREATLARIAELARGLETGDPQNRIRLREQLNTVKYWNNILEQIPPTGVAGRRG; from the coding sequence ATGGATTCTCCCATCGCCTGCTCGACCTGCGGAGCACTGAGCCAGCTGCCGGCCGACAGCTTCGATTCCTTCGAGCTGTTCAGCATCAACCGGGAATACGACATCGACCCCAAGGTGCTGCACCACAAGTACCTTTGCCTCAGCCGGGTCATTCACCCCGACCTGGCTTCGGGCGAAGCCGGCCATCAGCGCAGTCAGTCCCTCAACCTCAGCGCCGAGCTCAACCGGGCCTACGACACGCTCCGCGACCCGGTGGCCAGGGCGGAGTACCTGCTCTCGCTGGCCGGCGGTCCGAGGTCTTTTGAGAACAAGACCGTTCCCCAGGAGTTGCTCGTCCAGGTGCTGGAGTTTCGCGAGGAGATTGAGGACGCCAGGGCGTCAGACGATACGGCCACTCTGCAGGCCATCCAGCAGCAGCTGCTCGGTCGCAGGGAAGCCACCCTCGCGCGCATCGCGGAACTCGCCCGCGGGCTCGAAACCGGCGACCCGCAGAACCGGATCCGCCTCCGCGAGCAGTTGAACACCGTGAAGTACTGGAACAATATCCTGGAACAGATCCCGCCCACGGGCGTGGCCGGGCGGCGGGGGTAA